From Osmerus eperlanus chromosome 28, fOsmEpe2.1, whole genome shotgun sequence, the proteins below share one genomic window:
- the LOC134015068 gene encoding ral guanine nucleotide dissociation stimulator-like isoform X2, translating into MQVRTSDLLLREPQSSVSVISSMEPKSLFSLHKALAQPVKMCMFDFPVTILEDLSSTQEIGEEAEEGAVFTITLRKVQLHQSASKGQRWLGVDTDSALSLYETCKVRTIKAGTLERLVEYMVSAFRGKDSTYVTIFLCTYRSFASTKQVLDLLLNRYAKLQNKSTADGSRLLQEDCTERRNTVSSILGAWLDQYSEDFWTPPEYGCLHQLLSYLRLHFPGSDLERRARNLLAHFHHRQQCEPDLDVEHIGCPFATQEESGFEDELPGLNFLSFDPIMVAEQFTLMDADLFKAVVPYHCLGGIWSQRDKKGKEHLAPTIRATVAQFNFVTNCVISTCLSNPTLKPTQRARLVERWIEVARECRILKNFSSLRAILSALQCNSLHRLKRTWDEVSRENFRTFRELSEIFSDDNNYSLSRELLVKEGTSKFATLEINPKRAQRRHQQQRDLGVMQGTIPYLGTFLTDLVMMDTAMKDYTEGGLINFEKRRKEFEVIAQIKLLQLASNNYSFTQDSHFREWFSGVERLSEAESYTLSCEIEPLSEYASNTLRAKKNGGIMKRWSDRQLTEASSSSAGSSHSKSFDQTHFRLYQGGGGDSGDALSIGSSGSDLEDVNPGFLSDSPEGHERKFWESTSLSSLDTSGMGSGSSSASSTSVSSSTPVPSSRSHKRSVSAVSNYSNLSLPLYNQQVDDCCIIRVSLDVENGNMYKSILVTSQDKTPAVIRKAMVKHNVEREKTEDYELMQKISDDKELRIPDNANVFYAMNSTANYDFVLKKRGSSKTGRAKSVASSTLPRMKQKGLKIAKGIF; encoded by the exons atgcAAGTGCGAACAAGCGATCTGTTGTTGCGGGAACCTCAGTCCTCAGTGTCTGTGATTAGCAGCATGGAGCCCAAGTCCCTGTTCAGCCTGCACAAAGCCCTGGCCCAGCCCGTCAAGATGTGCATGTTTGATTTTCCTGTCACAATATTGGAAGACCTG AGCTCGACGCAGGAGATCGGCGAAGAGGCCGAGGAGGGAGCCGTCTTCACCATCACCCTGAGGAAAGTGCAGCTGCACCAGTCGGCCAGTAAGGGGCAGCGGTGGCTGGGCGTGGATACGGACTCTGCCCTCAGCCTGTATGAGACCTGCAAGGTGCGCACCATCAAGGCGGGCACCCTGGAGCGGCTGGTGGAGTACATGGTGTCTGCGTTCCGCGGCAAGGACTCCACCTACGTCACCATCTTCCTCTGCACTTACCGCTCCTTCGCCTCCACCAAGCAGGTGCTGGACCTCCTGCTCAACAG GTATGCCAAGCTGCAGAACAAGTCCACAGCAGATGGAAGCAGACTCTTGCAGGAGGACTGCACAGAGCGGAGGAA caccgtctcctccatcctgggggcgtggctggaccAGTACTCTGAGGACTTCTGGACCCCTCCGGAGTACGGATGTTTACACCAGCTGCTCTCCTACCTTCGCCTGCACTTCCCCGGTTCAGACCTGGAGCGGCGAGCTCGCAACCTGCTGGCCCACTTCCACCACCGGCAGCAGTGTGAGCCGGACCTTGACG TGGAGCATATCGGCTGCCCCTTCGCCACACAGGAAGAGAGCGGCTTTGAGGACGAGCTTCCTGGCCTGAACTTCCTGTCGTTCGACCCCATCATGGTCGCGGAGCAGTTTACACTCATGGACGCG GACTTGTTCAAGGCAGTGGTCCCCTACCACTGCCTGGGGGGGATCTGGTCCCAAAGGGACAAGAAGGGGAAGGAGCACCTGGCCCCCACCATCAGAGCTACTGTGGCCCAGTTCAACTTTGTCACCAACTGTGTCATCAGCACCTGCCTGAGCAACCCTACCTTGAAGCCCACCCAGAGAGCCAGGCTGGTGGAGCGCTGGATCGAGGTGGCCCGG GAATGTCGGATCCTGAAGAACTTCTCGTCCCTACGAGccatcctctctgccctgcagtGTAACTCCCTCCACCGCCTCAAGAGGACCTGGGACGAGGTGTCCAG GGAGAATTTCCGCACCTTCAGAGAGTTGTCCGAGATCTTCTCAGACGACAACAACTACTCTCTGAGCAGAGAGCTCTTAGTCAAG GAGGGGACTTCCAAATTTGCCACTCTGGAAATCAACCCCAAACGAGCTCAGAGGAGACACCAACAGCAGAGAGATCTG GGGGTGATGCAGGGGACCATTCCTTACCTGGGCACCTTTTTGACCGACCTAGTTATGATGGACACAGCCATGAAGGACTACACAGAG GGTGGACTCATCAACTTTGAGAAGCGGAGAAAG GAGTTTGAGGTGATCGCCCAGATCAAGCTGCTGCAGCTGGCCTCCAACAACTACAGCTTCACCCAGGACAGCCACTTCAGAGAGTGGTTCTCAGGGGTGGAGAGACTCAGTGAagcggagag CTACACACTGTCTTGTGAGATCGAGCCGCTGTCAGAGTATGCCAGCAACACTCTCAGAGCCAAGAAAAACGGGGGGATAATGAAACGCTGGAGCGA tcgCCAGCTGACCGAGGCAAGCTCCAGCAGCGCAGGAAGCTCCCATTCCAAGTCCTTCGACCAGACCCACTTCAGGCTgtaccagggagggggaggggacagcggAGACGCACTTAGCATTGGCTCCAGTGGCTCCGATCTGGAGGACGTTAACCCCGGTTTCCTGTCCGACTCACCAGAGGGCCACGAGAGGAAG ttCTGGGAGTCCACCTCTCTGTCGTCCCTGGACACCTCGGGGATGGGCTCGGGCTCCAGCAGTGCCTCGTCAacctccgtctcctcctccacccccgtcccctcctcccGCTCCCACAAGCGCTCCGTGTCGGCCGTGTCCAACTACTCcaacctctccctgcccctctacaACCAGCAGGTGGACGACTGCTGCATCATCCGCGTCAGCCTGGACGTGGAGAACGGGAACATGTACAAGAGCATACTG GTGACCAGTCAAGACAAGACCCCAGCCGTCATCAGGAAAGCCATGGTCAAACACAACGTGGAGCGAGAGAAAACGGAAGACTATGAGCTGATGCAGAAAATTTCAGACGATAAAG AGCTGCGGATACCAGACAATGCCAATGTCTTCTATGCCATGAACTCAACTGCCAACTATGACTTTGTTTTAAAAAAGCGAGGCTCATCAAAGACAGGCAGGGCCAAAAGTGTTGCTAGCTCCACGCTGCCCCGCATGAAACAGAAGGGTCTGAAAATCGCCAAAGGGATCTTCTGA
- the LOC134015068 gene encoding ral guanine nucleotide dissociation stimulator-like isoform X1 has translation MQVRTSDLLLREPQSSVSVISSMEPKSLFSLHKALAQPVKMCMFDFPVTILEDLSSTQEIGEEAEEGAVFTITLRKVQLHQSASKGQRWLGVDTDSALSLYETCKVRTIKAGTLERLVEYMVSAFRGKDSTYVTIFLCTYRSFASTKQVLDLLLNRYAKLQNKSTADGSRLLQEDCTERRNTVSSILGAWLDQYSEDFWTPPEYGCLHQLLSYLRLHFPGSDLERRARNLLAHFHHRQQCEPDLDVEHIGCPFATQEESGFEDELPGLNFLSFDPIMVAEQFTLMDADLFKAVVPYHCLGGIWSQRDKKGKEHLAPTIRATVAQFNFVTNCVISTCLSNPTLKPTQRARLVERWIEVARECRILKNFSSLRAILSALQCNSLHRLKRTWDEVSRENFRTFRELSEIFSDDNNYSLSRELLVKEGTSKFATLEINPKRAQRRHQQQRDLGVMQGTIPYLGTFLTDLVMMDTAMKDYTEGGLINFEKRRKEFEVIAQIKLLQLASNNYSFTQDSHFREWFSGVERLSEAESYTLSCEIEPLSEYASNTLRAKKNGGIMKRWSDRQLTEASSSSAGSSHSKSFDQTHFRLYQGGGGDSGDALSIGSSGSDLEDVNPGFLSDSPEGHERKTSTPSVKHSVSALGKEGQTPDPNATFWESTSLSSLDTSGMGSGSSSASSTSVSSSTPVPSSRSHKRSVSAVSNYSNLSLPLYNQQVDDCCIIRVSLDVENGNMYKSILVTSQDKTPAVIRKAMVKHNVEREKTEDYELMQKISDDKELRIPDNANVFYAMNSTANYDFVLKKRGSSKTGRAKSVASSTLPRMKQKGLKIAKGIF, from the exons atgcAAGTGCGAACAAGCGATCTGTTGTTGCGGGAACCTCAGTCCTCAGTGTCTGTGATTAGCAGCATGGAGCCCAAGTCCCTGTTCAGCCTGCACAAAGCCCTGGCCCAGCCCGTCAAGATGTGCATGTTTGATTTTCCTGTCACAATATTGGAAGACCTG AGCTCGACGCAGGAGATCGGCGAAGAGGCCGAGGAGGGAGCCGTCTTCACCATCACCCTGAGGAAAGTGCAGCTGCACCAGTCGGCCAGTAAGGGGCAGCGGTGGCTGGGCGTGGATACGGACTCTGCCCTCAGCCTGTATGAGACCTGCAAGGTGCGCACCATCAAGGCGGGCACCCTGGAGCGGCTGGTGGAGTACATGGTGTCTGCGTTCCGCGGCAAGGACTCCACCTACGTCACCATCTTCCTCTGCACTTACCGCTCCTTCGCCTCCACCAAGCAGGTGCTGGACCTCCTGCTCAACAG GTATGCCAAGCTGCAGAACAAGTCCACAGCAGATGGAAGCAGACTCTTGCAGGAGGACTGCACAGAGCGGAGGAA caccgtctcctccatcctgggggcgtggctggaccAGTACTCTGAGGACTTCTGGACCCCTCCGGAGTACGGATGTTTACACCAGCTGCTCTCCTACCTTCGCCTGCACTTCCCCGGTTCAGACCTGGAGCGGCGAGCTCGCAACCTGCTGGCCCACTTCCACCACCGGCAGCAGTGTGAGCCGGACCTTGACG TGGAGCATATCGGCTGCCCCTTCGCCACACAGGAAGAGAGCGGCTTTGAGGACGAGCTTCCTGGCCTGAACTTCCTGTCGTTCGACCCCATCATGGTCGCGGAGCAGTTTACACTCATGGACGCG GACTTGTTCAAGGCAGTGGTCCCCTACCACTGCCTGGGGGGGATCTGGTCCCAAAGGGACAAGAAGGGGAAGGAGCACCTGGCCCCCACCATCAGAGCTACTGTGGCCCAGTTCAACTTTGTCACCAACTGTGTCATCAGCACCTGCCTGAGCAACCCTACCTTGAAGCCCACCCAGAGAGCCAGGCTGGTGGAGCGCTGGATCGAGGTGGCCCGG GAATGTCGGATCCTGAAGAACTTCTCGTCCCTACGAGccatcctctctgccctgcagtGTAACTCCCTCCACCGCCTCAAGAGGACCTGGGACGAGGTGTCCAG GGAGAATTTCCGCACCTTCAGAGAGTTGTCCGAGATCTTCTCAGACGACAACAACTACTCTCTGAGCAGAGAGCTCTTAGTCAAG GAGGGGACTTCCAAATTTGCCACTCTGGAAATCAACCCCAAACGAGCTCAGAGGAGACACCAACAGCAGAGAGATCTG GGGGTGATGCAGGGGACCATTCCTTACCTGGGCACCTTTTTGACCGACCTAGTTATGATGGACACAGCCATGAAGGACTACACAGAG GGTGGACTCATCAACTTTGAGAAGCGGAGAAAG GAGTTTGAGGTGATCGCCCAGATCAAGCTGCTGCAGCTGGCCTCCAACAACTACAGCTTCACCCAGGACAGCCACTTCAGAGAGTGGTTCTCAGGGGTGGAGAGACTCAGTGAagcggagag CTACACACTGTCTTGTGAGATCGAGCCGCTGTCAGAGTATGCCAGCAACACTCTCAGAGCCAAGAAAAACGGGGGGATAATGAAACGCTGGAGCGA tcgCCAGCTGACCGAGGCAAGCTCCAGCAGCGCAGGAAGCTCCCATTCCAAGTCCTTCGACCAGACCCACTTCAGGCTgtaccagggagggggaggggacagcggAGACGCACTTAGCATTGGCTCCAGTGGCTCCGATCTGGAGGACGTTAACCCCGGTTTCCTGTCCGACTCACCAGAGGGCCACGAGAGGAAG ACATCTACACCCTCAGTAAAACATTCGGTCTCCGCTTTGGGGAAAGAGGGCCAGACTCCTGATCCAAACGCTACG ttCTGGGAGTCCACCTCTCTGTCGTCCCTGGACACCTCGGGGATGGGCTCGGGCTCCAGCAGTGCCTCGTCAacctccgtctcctcctccacccccgtcccctcctcccGCTCCCACAAGCGCTCCGTGTCGGCCGTGTCCAACTACTCcaacctctccctgcccctctacaACCAGCAGGTGGACGACTGCTGCATCATCCGCGTCAGCCTGGACGTGGAGAACGGGAACATGTACAAGAGCATACTG GTGACCAGTCAAGACAAGACCCCAGCCGTCATCAGGAAAGCCATGGTCAAACACAACGTGGAGCGAGAGAAAACGGAAGACTATGAGCTGATGCAGAAAATTTCAGACGATAAAG AGCTGCGGATACCAGACAATGCCAATGTCTTCTATGCCATGAACTCAACTGCCAACTATGACTTTGTTTTAAAAAAGCGAGGCTCATCAAAGACAGGCAGGGCCAAAAGTGTTGCTAGCTCCACGCTGCCCCGCATGAAACAGAAGGGTCTGAAAATCGCCAAAGGGATCTTCTGA
- the LOC134015068 gene encoding ral guanine nucleotide dissociation stimulator-like isoform X4 — protein MWLAPWTCGLLSGGRRRTGSVYQAVWSNFKHTAADGQSSTQEIGEEAEEGAVFTITLRKVQLHQSASKGQRWLGVDTDSALSLYETCKVRTIKAGTLERLVEYMVSAFRGKDSTYVTIFLCTYRSFASTKQVLDLLLNRYAKLQNKSTADGSRLLQEDCTERRNTVSSILGAWLDQYSEDFWTPPEYGCLHQLLSYLRLHFPGSDLERRARNLLAHFHHRQQCEPDLDVEHIGCPFATQEESGFEDELPGLNFLSFDPIMVAEQFTLMDADLFKAVVPYHCLGGIWSQRDKKGKEHLAPTIRATVAQFNFVTNCVISTCLSNPTLKPTQRARLVERWIEVARECRILKNFSSLRAILSALQCNSLHRLKRTWDEVSRENFRTFRELSEIFSDDNNYSLSRELLVKEGTSKFATLEINPKRAQRRHQQQRDLGVMQGTIPYLGTFLTDLVMMDTAMKDYTEGGLINFEKRRKEFEVIAQIKLLQLASNNYSFTQDSHFREWFSGVERLSEAESYTLSCEIEPLSEYASNTLRAKKNGGIMKRWSDRQLTEASSSSAGSSHSKSFDQTHFRLYQGGGGDSGDALSIGSSGSDLEDVNPGFLSDSPEGHERKTSTPSVKHSVSALGKEGQTPDPNATFWESTSLSSLDTSGMGSGSSSASSTSVSSSTPVPSSRSHKRSVSAVSNYSNLSLPLYNQQVDDCCIIRVSLDVENGNMYKSILVTSQDKTPAVIRKAMVKHNVEREKTEDYELMQKISDDKELRIPDNANVFYAMNSTANYDFVLKKRGSSKTGRAKSVASSTLPRMKQKGLKIAKGIF, from the exons ATGTGGTTGGCCCCGTGGACGTGTGGACTGTTGAGTGGAGGCCGCCGTCGGACCGGGTCTGTCTACCAGGCTGTGTGGAGCAACTTCAAACACACAGCGGCAGATGGACAG AGCTCGACGCAGGAGATCGGCGAAGAGGCCGAGGAGGGAGCCGTCTTCACCATCACCCTGAGGAAAGTGCAGCTGCACCAGTCGGCCAGTAAGGGGCAGCGGTGGCTGGGCGTGGATACGGACTCTGCCCTCAGCCTGTATGAGACCTGCAAGGTGCGCACCATCAAGGCGGGCACCCTGGAGCGGCTGGTGGAGTACATGGTGTCTGCGTTCCGCGGCAAGGACTCCACCTACGTCACCATCTTCCTCTGCACTTACCGCTCCTTCGCCTCCACCAAGCAGGTGCTGGACCTCCTGCTCAACAG GTATGCCAAGCTGCAGAACAAGTCCACAGCAGATGGAAGCAGACTCTTGCAGGAGGACTGCACAGAGCGGAGGAA caccgtctcctccatcctgggggcgtggctggaccAGTACTCTGAGGACTTCTGGACCCCTCCGGAGTACGGATGTTTACACCAGCTGCTCTCCTACCTTCGCCTGCACTTCCCCGGTTCAGACCTGGAGCGGCGAGCTCGCAACCTGCTGGCCCACTTCCACCACCGGCAGCAGTGTGAGCCGGACCTTGACG TGGAGCATATCGGCTGCCCCTTCGCCACACAGGAAGAGAGCGGCTTTGAGGACGAGCTTCCTGGCCTGAACTTCCTGTCGTTCGACCCCATCATGGTCGCGGAGCAGTTTACACTCATGGACGCG GACTTGTTCAAGGCAGTGGTCCCCTACCACTGCCTGGGGGGGATCTGGTCCCAAAGGGACAAGAAGGGGAAGGAGCACCTGGCCCCCACCATCAGAGCTACTGTGGCCCAGTTCAACTTTGTCACCAACTGTGTCATCAGCACCTGCCTGAGCAACCCTACCTTGAAGCCCACCCAGAGAGCCAGGCTGGTGGAGCGCTGGATCGAGGTGGCCCGG GAATGTCGGATCCTGAAGAACTTCTCGTCCCTACGAGccatcctctctgccctgcagtGTAACTCCCTCCACCGCCTCAAGAGGACCTGGGACGAGGTGTCCAG GGAGAATTTCCGCACCTTCAGAGAGTTGTCCGAGATCTTCTCAGACGACAACAACTACTCTCTGAGCAGAGAGCTCTTAGTCAAG GAGGGGACTTCCAAATTTGCCACTCTGGAAATCAACCCCAAACGAGCTCAGAGGAGACACCAACAGCAGAGAGATCTG GGGGTGATGCAGGGGACCATTCCTTACCTGGGCACCTTTTTGACCGACCTAGTTATGATGGACACAGCCATGAAGGACTACACAGAG GGTGGACTCATCAACTTTGAGAAGCGGAGAAAG GAGTTTGAGGTGATCGCCCAGATCAAGCTGCTGCAGCTGGCCTCCAACAACTACAGCTTCACCCAGGACAGCCACTTCAGAGAGTGGTTCTCAGGGGTGGAGAGACTCAGTGAagcggagag CTACACACTGTCTTGTGAGATCGAGCCGCTGTCAGAGTATGCCAGCAACACTCTCAGAGCCAAGAAAAACGGGGGGATAATGAAACGCTGGAGCGA tcgCCAGCTGACCGAGGCAAGCTCCAGCAGCGCAGGAAGCTCCCATTCCAAGTCCTTCGACCAGACCCACTTCAGGCTgtaccagggagggggaggggacagcggAGACGCACTTAGCATTGGCTCCAGTGGCTCCGATCTGGAGGACGTTAACCCCGGTTTCCTGTCCGACTCACCAGAGGGCCACGAGAGGAAG ACATCTACACCCTCAGTAAAACATTCGGTCTCCGCTTTGGGGAAAGAGGGCCAGACTCCTGATCCAAACGCTACG ttCTGGGAGTCCACCTCTCTGTCGTCCCTGGACACCTCGGGGATGGGCTCGGGCTCCAGCAGTGCCTCGTCAacctccgtctcctcctccacccccgtcccctcctcccGCTCCCACAAGCGCTCCGTGTCGGCCGTGTCCAACTACTCcaacctctccctgcccctctacaACCAGCAGGTGGACGACTGCTGCATCATCCGCGTCAGCCTGGACGTGGAGAACGGGAACATGTACAAGAGCATACTG GTGACCAGTCAAGACAAGACCCCAGCCGTCATCAGGAAAGCCATGGTCAAACACAACGTGGAGCGAGAGAAAACGGAAGACTATGAGCTGATGCAGAAAATTTCAGACGATAAAG AGCTGCGGATACCAGACAATGCCAATGTCTTCTATGCCATGAACTCAACTGCCAACTATGACTTTGTTTTAAAAAAGCGAGGCTCATCAAAGACAGGCAGGGCCAAAAGTGTTGCTAGCTCCACGCTGCCCCGCATGAAACAGAAGGGTCTGAAAATCGCCAAAGGGATCTTCTGA
- the LOC134015068 gene encoding ral guanine nucleotide dissociation stimulator-like isoform X6: protein MVYVMRMQSEAQNVKSGYLEEMFDAGTWRVRNIWDGVKLEVTVDESPVVLHSFTHLDPDLPLFESSTQEIGEEAEEGAVFTITLRKVQLHQSASKGQRWLGVDTDSALSLYETCKVRTIKAGTLERLVEYMVSAFRGKDSTYVTIFLCTYRSFASTKQVLDLLLNRYAKLQNKSTADGSRLLQEDCTERRNTVSSILGAWLDQYSEDFWTPPEYGCLHQLLSYLRLHFPGSDLERRARNLLAHFHHRQQCEPDLDVEHIGCPFATQEESGFEDELPGLNFLSFDPIMVAEQFTLMDADLFKAVVPYHCLGGIWSQRDKKGKEHLAPTIRATVAQFNFVTNCVISTCLSNPTLKPTQRARLVERWIEVARECRILKNFSSLRAILSALQCNSLHRLKRTWDEVSRENFRTFRELSEIFSDDNNYSLSRELLVKEGTSKFATLEINPKRAQRRHQQQRDLGVMQGTIPYLGTFLTDLVMMDTAMKDYTEGGLINFEKRRKEFEVIAQIKLLQLASNNYSFTQDSHFREWFSGVERLSEAESYTLSCEIEPLSEYASNTLRAKKNGGIMKRWSDRQLTEASSSSAGSSHSKSFDQTHFRLYQGGGGDSGDALSIGSSGSDLEDVNPGFLSDSPEGHERKFWESTSLSSLDTSGMGSGSSSASSTSVSSSTPVPSSRSHKRSVSAVSNYSNLSLPLYNQQVDDCCIIRVSLDVENGNMYKSILVTSQDKTPAVIRKAMVKHNVEREKTEDYELMQKISDDKELRIPDNANVFYAMNSTANYDFVLKKRGSSKTGRAKSVASSTLPRMKQKGLKIAKGIF from the exons ATGGTTTATGTTATGAGGATGCAGTCCGAAGCACAAAACGTCAAATCGGGATACCTCGAGGAGATGTTTGATGCCGGGACATGGAGGGTGCGCAATATCTGGGATGGGGTGAAACTGGAGGTTACCGTGGACGAGAGCCCGGTTGTTCTTCACAGCTTTACACATTTGGACCCAGACCTACCTTTGTTTGAG AGCTCGACGCAGGAGATCGGCGAAGAGGCCGAGGAGGGAGCCGTCTTCACCATCACCCTGAGGAAAGTGCAGCTGCACCAGTCGGCCAGTAAGGGGCAGCGGTGGCTGGGCGTGGATACGGACTCTGCCCTCAGCCTGTATGAGACCTGCAAGGTGCGCACCATCAAGGCGGGCACCCTGGAGCGGCTGGTGGAGTACATGGTGTCTGCGTTCCGCGGCAAGGACTCCACCTACGTCACCATCTTCCTCTGCACTTACCGCTCCTTCGCCTCCACCAAGCAGGTGCTGGACCTCCTGCTCAACAG GTATGCCAAGCTGCAGAACAAGTCCACAGCAGATGGAAGCAGACTCTTGCAGGAGGACTGCACAGAGCGGAGGAA caccgtctcctccatcctgggggcgtggctggaccAGTACTCTGAGGACTTCTGGACCCCTCCGGAGTACGGATGTTTACACCAGCTGCTCTCCTACCTTCGCCTGCACTTCCCCGGTTCAGACCTGGAGCGGCGAGCTCGCAACCTGCTGGCCCACTTCCACCACCGGCAGCAGTGTGAGCCGGACCTTGACG TGGAGCATATCGGCTGCCCCTTCGCCACACAGGAAGAGAGCGGCTTTGAGGACGAGCTTCCTGGCCTGAACTTCCTGTCGTTCGACCCCATCATGGTCGCGGAGCAGTTTACACTCATGGACGCG GACTTGTTCAAGGCAGTGGTCCCCTACCACTGCCTGGGGGGGATCTGGTCCCAAAGGGACAAGAAGGGGAAGGAGCACCTGGCCCCCACCATCAGAGCTACTGTGGCCCAGTTCAACTTTGTCACCAACTGTGTCATCAGCACCTGCCTGAGCAACCCTACCTTGAAGCCCACCCAGAGAGCCAGGCTGGTGGAGCGCTGGATCGAGGTGGCCCGG GAATGTCGGATCCTGAAGAACTTCTCGTCCCTACGAGccatcctctctgccctgcagtGTAACTCCCTCCACCGCCTCAAGAGGACCTGGGACGAGGTGTCCAG GGAGAATTTCCGCACCTTCAGAGAGTTGTCCGAGATCTTCTCAGACGACAACAACTACTCTCTGAGCAGAGAGCTCTTAGTCAAG GAGGGGACTTCCAAATTTGCCACTCTGGAAATCAACCCCAAACGAGCTCAGAGGAGACACCAACAGCAGAGAGATCTG GGGGTGATGCAGGGGACCATTCCTTACCTGGGCACCTTTTTGACCGACCTAGTTATGATGGACACAGCCATGAAGGACTACACAGAG GGTGGACTCATCAACTTTGAGAAGCGGAGAAAG GAGTTTGAGGTGATCGCCCAGATCAAGCTGCTGCAGCTGGCCTCCAACAACTACAGCTTCACCCAGGACAGCCACTTCAGAGAGTGGTTCTCAGGGGTGGAGAGACTCAGTGAagcggagag CTACACACTGTCTTGTGAGATCGAGCCGCTGTCAGAGTATGCCAGCAACACTCTCAGAGCCAAGAAAAACGGGGGGATAATGAAACGCTGGAGCGA tcgCCAGCTGACCGAGGCAAGCTCCAGCAGCGCAGGAAGCTCCCATTCCAAGTCCTTCGACCAGACCCACTTCAGGCTgtaccagggagggggaggggacagcggAGACGCACTTAGCATTGGCTCCAGTGGCTCCGATCTGGAGGACGTTAACCCCGGTTTCCTGTCCGACTCACCAGAGGGCCACGAGAGGAAG ttCTGGGAGTCCACCTCTCTGTCGTCCCTGGACACCTCGGGGATGGGCTCGGGCTCCAGCAGTGCCTCGTCAacctccgtctcctcctccacccccgtcccctcctcccGCTCCCACAAGCGCTCCGTGTCGGCCGTGTCCAACTACTCcaacctctccctgcccctctacaACCAGCAGGTGGACGACTGCTGCATCATCCGCGTCAGCCTGGACGTGGAGAACGGGAACATGTACAAGAGCATACTG GTGACCAGTCAAGACAAGACCCCAGCCGTCATCAGGAAAGCCATGGTCAAACACAACGTGGAGCGAGAGAAAACGGAAGACTATGAGCTGATGCAGAAAATTTCAGACGATAAAG AGCTGCGGATACCAGACAATGCCAATGTCTTCTATGCCATGAACTCAACTGCCAACTATGACTTTGTTTTAAAAAAGCGAGGCTCATCAAAGACAGGCAGGGCCAAAAGTGTTGCTAGCTCCACGCTGCCCCGCATGAAACAGAAGGGTCTGAAAATCGCCAAAGGGATCTTCTGA